Proteins from a genomic interval of Piscinibacter sp. HJYY11:
- a CDS encoding vanadium-dependent haloperoxidase codes for MKHFDSERRSFGLKLISMAALVGAAASLTANPRPAEARTPQPPAPVNVVVQWNSVAEAAFTPSQGTNPMSQSRTLAILHASMHDALNAIDRRYESYTPGLPKSPKAMPEAAVAAASREVLVRLLPEQAALVETAYGQALKALPDGGTKTAGIALGQAAAWATMNRRQNDGADGAFIPYVPRPGAGEYQFTPPFDFAGAPGWGHVTPFVIQLSDHALEGPLPLTSDRYAKDLATVREIGDVNSRTRTAEQTEIAKFWYEDSPLGWNRIANNVMRERRIDAWDAARAFTLLHFAMADGFIAGFGEKYEHRFWRPVTAIHAAATDGNPDTQPDASWQPLLVTPPVPDYPSTHTVLGWSAAEVLIELFGDKQRYSLTSLTLPNVTRQYRGFSQAAHENGLSRLYAGIHFPYAIKEGRRQGRSIGQAVAEALPRVR; via the coding sequence ATGAAGCATTTCGACTCTGAGCGCCGCTCGTTCGGCCTGAAGCTGATCAGCATGGCCGCGCTCGTCGGCGCCGCCGCGTCGCTCACCGCCAACCCCCGTCCCGCCGAAGCCCGCACGCCGCAGCCGCCGGCACCGGTCAACGTGGTGGTGCAGTGGAACTCGGTCGCCGAAGCGGCGTTCACGCCCAGCCAGGGCACCAACCCGATGTCGCAGTCGCGCACGCTGGCGATCCTGCATGCGTCGATGCACGACGCGCTGAACGCGATCGACCGGCGCTATGAGTCGTACACGCCGGGCTTGCCGAAGTCGCCCAAGGCGATGCCGGAAGCCGCCGTGGCGGCCGCTTCGCGCGAGGTGCTGGTGCGCCTGCTGCCCGAGCAGGCGGCGCTGGTGGAAACCGCCTATGGGCAGGCGCTCAAGGCACTGCCCGACGGTGGGACCAAGACCGCCGGCATCGCGCTGGGCCAGGCCGCCGCCTGGGCCACGATGAACCGTCGACAGAACGACGGGGCCGATGGCGCCTTCATTCCCTACGTGCCTCGCCCCGGTGCCGGCGAGTACCAGTTCACCCCGCCCTTCGACTTCGCCGGCGCGCCCGGCTGGGGCCATGTCACGCCCTTCGTCATCCAGCTTTCGGACCACGCGCTCGAAGGCCCGCTGCCCCTCACGAGCGACCGCTACGCCAAGGACCTGGCCACCGTGCGCGAGATCGGCGACGTGAACAGCCGCACCCGCACGGCCGAGCAGACCGAGATCGCGAAGTTCTGGTACGAGGATTCGCCGCTCGGCTGGAACCGCATTGCCAACAACGTGATGCGCGAGCGCCGCATCGACGCCTGGGACGCGGCGCGCGCCTTCACGCTTCTGCACTTCGCGATGGCCGATGGCTTCATCGCCGGCTTCGGCGAGAAGTACGAGCACCGCTTCTGGCGGCCGGTGACCGCGATCCACGCCGCTGCGACCGATGGCAACCCCGACACGCAGCCCGATGCGAGCTGGCAGCCGCTGCTCGTGACCCCGCCCGTGCCCGACTACCCGTCGACGCACACGGTGCTCGGCTGGTCGGCCGCGGAGGTGCTGATCGAGCTCTTCGGCGACAAGCAGCGCTACAGCCTGACCAGCCTCACGCTGCCGAACGTGACGCGCCAGTACCGCGGCTTCTCGCAGGCGGCGCATGAGAACGGGCTGTCCCGCCTCTACGCCGGCATCCACTTCCCGTATGCCATCAAGGAAGGCCGCCGCCAGGGCCGCAGCATCGGCCAGGCCGTCGCCGAAGCCCTGCCGCGCGTTCGTTGA
- a CDS encoding phospholipase D-like domain-containing protein encodes MIDAITTPVSLPVIALLGLMLLPLVLGLVIWSIRSHRDPSLSVDCDSPVSELLPSLAGLSQGTVYEGNSVELFENGAFFEMMFDEIARARASVHFETFLWKEGRLGARLVEALVERRRAGVEVRVMVDGNGGKKMGKDAKRRLREAGCRLVLHHPTKLRHIGVVNDRDHRKLVVIDGRVALVGGHCIVDSWLGNAENREHVRDLAVRLRGPAVHGVQAAFSENWVEDTGELFLGDAYFPPLERCGEVAAHVASVKAEGSPPAVKIVHHLAVCVAKRRIRIQNPYFLPDDEAIEALCKAAARGVDVRVMVPSTDASDMPIVQHAAHRNFHKLLEGGVRIFEYQTCLLHQKVMTVDGHWCAIGSSNFDDRSLETNDEITLSLCDEVLARQLEAVFERDARQCVELDAERWSQRGLWPKCRDNVLHVFNEVL; translated from the coding sequence GTGATCGATGCCATCACCACGCCGGTGTCGTTGCCGGTGATCGCGCTGCTCGGGCTGATGTTGCTGCCCCTGGTGCTGGGCCTCGTGATCTGGTCCATCCGCAGCCACCGCGACCCGAGTCTCTCGGTGGATTGCGACAGCCCGGTCTCGGAGCTGCTGCCTTCACTTGCGGGCCTGAGCCAGGGCACGGTGTACGAAGGCAACTCGGTCGAGCTCTTCGAGAACGGTGCCTTCTTCGAGATGATGTTCGACGAGATCGCGCGGGCGCGTGCGTCGGTGCACTTCGAGACCTTCCTGTGGAAGGAGGGCCGGCTCGGCGCGCGGCTCGTCGAGGCGCTGGTCGAGCGGCGGCGCGCGGGCGTCGAGGTCCGCGTGATGGTCGACGGCAACGGCGGCAAGAAGATGGGGAAGGACGCGAAGCGCCGGCTGCGCGAGGCCGGCTGCCGGCTCGTCCTGCACCACCCGACCAAGCTGCGGCACATCGGCGTGGTCAACGACCGCGACCACCGCAAGCTCGTGGTGATCGACGGGCGCGTGGCGCTCGTCGGTGGCCACTGCATCGTCGACAGCTGGCTCGGCAATGCCGAGAACCGCGAGCACGTGCGCGACCTCGCGGTGCGCCTGCGTGGCCCTGCGGTGCATGGGGTGCAGGCGGCGTTCAGCGAGAACTGGGTCGAAGACACCGGCGAGCTCTTTCTCGGCGATGCCTATTTCCCGCCGCTCGAGCGCTGCGGCGAGGTGGCCGCGCACGTGGCGAGCGTGAAGGCCGAGGGCTCGCCGCCGGCGGTGAAGATCGTGCACCACCTCGCGGTGTGTGTCGCCAAGCGGCGCATCCGCATCCAGAACCCGTACTTCCTGCCCGACGACGAGGCCATCGAGGCCTTGTGCAAGGCTGCCGCGCGCGGGGTGGACGTGCGGGTGATGGTGCCGTCCACCGACGCGAGCGACATGCCGATCGTGCAGCACGCGGCGCACCGCAACTTCCACAAGCTGCTCGAGGGCGGCGTGCGCATCTTCGAGTACCAGACCTGCCTGCTGCACCAGAAGGTGATGACCGTGGACGGCCACTGGTGCGCCATCGGCTCCAGCAACTTCGACGACCGCTCGCTGGAGACCAACGACGAGATCACGCTGAGCCTCTGCGACGAAGTGCTGGCCCGCCAGCTGGAGGCAGTCTTCGAGCGCGACGCCCGCCAGTGCGTGGAGCTCGATGCCGAACGCTGGTCGCAGCGCGGCCTGTGGCCGAAGTGCCGCGACAACGTGCTGCACGTGTTCAACGAGGTGCTGTGA
- a CDS encoding division/cell wall cluster transcriptional repressor MraZ, whose product MFQGPAALTLDGKGRIAMPSRHREVLSAMGVNQLTITKNPHGGLLVFPRPTWEVFRDKLAALPMEAAGWKRVYLGNAMDVEIDGSSRVLIAPELRAAAGLTRDVMLLGMGSHFELWDTARYAEHEAEVMQSPMPDSLKSFSF is encoded by the coding sequence GTGTTCCAGGGTCCAGCAGCGCTGACGCTGGACGGCAAAGGGCGTATCGCCATGCCGTCGCGTCATCGCGAGGTCCTGTCCGCGATGGGTGTCAACCAGCTCACCATCACCAAGAACCCCCATGGGGGCTTGCTCGTGTTCCCCCGGCCCACGTGGGAGGTGTTTCGCGACAAGCTGGCCGCCCTGCCGATGGAGGCTGCTGGCTGGAAGCGCGTCTACCTCGGCAATGCGATGGACGTGGAAATCGATGGCTCGTCGCGGGTGCTCATCGCGCCTGAGTTGCGCGCCGCCGCCGGTCTGACGCGCGACGTGATGCTGCTCGGAATGGGCAGCCACTTCGAGCTGTGGGACACCGCCCGCTATGCCGAGCACGAGGCCGAGGTGATGCAGTCGCCGATGCCTGATTCGCTGAAGAGCTTCAGCTTCTGA
- the ftsL gene encoding cell division protein FtsL gives MTRLNLLLLVALVISSVYLVRVSYDSRRLFAQLDRAQGEARTLAIEHERLIAEKQSQATPLRVEKVARERLAMRNATPAVTQYVGYAASAASAPEAAR, from the coding sequence ATGACCCGTCTGAACCTGCTCCTGCTGGTGGCGCTGGTGATCTCCAGCGTCTACCTCGTCCGCGTGTCCTACGACTCGCGGCGCCTCTTCGCGCAGCTCGACCGCGCGCAGGGCGAGGCTCGCACGCTTGCGATCGAGCACGAGCGCCTGATCGCCGAGAAGCAGTCGCAGGCGACACCGCTGCGGGTGGAGAAGGTCGCGCGCGAGCGCCTGGCGATGCGCAACGCCACGCCGGCCGTCACGCAGTACGTGGGGTACGCGGCATCGGCCGCGTCGGCGCCGGAGGCTGCACGGTGA
- a CDS encoding aspartate/glutamate racemase family protein, whose protein sequence is MQLQEACVGEAPLPADAETVGLVGVLGGMGPLATVDFLRKMLDATPAVADQDHVPVVVSSIPQVPDRTLAFRGEGASPLAAMVSSARRLVAAGAGLLVVPCNTAHLWYDEIHDAVGLPMLHIVDSAIEDAAAQAGPAARIGLLATDATLASGLYVNRQAGAARGVHWLLPTAGEMLDWVMPGVAAVKAGQLHDGAALLLKAVSALERRGAAAIVLGCTEIPVVLRPADSPLPLIDATAVLARRAVAWSLAQRRHAPGTAA, encoded by the coding sequence ATGCAACTGCAAGAGGCCTGCGTCGGAGAGGCCCCGTTGCCTGCCGATGCCGAGACCGTGGGGCTGGTGGGGGTCCTGGGTGGCATGGGGCCGCTCGCCACCGTCGACTTCCTGCGCAAGATGCTCGACGCCACGCCTGCCGTGGCCGACCAGGACCACGTGCCGGTCGTCGTGAGCTCGATCCCCCAGGTGCCCGACAGGACGCTCGCGTTTCGCGGCGAGGGGGCATCACCTCTTGCGGCCATGGTCTCCAGCGCGCGACGGCTCGTGGCCGCCGGCGCGGGGCTGCTGGTCGTGCCGTGCAACACCGCGCACCTGTGGTACGACGAGATCCACGATGCCGTGGGCCTGCCGATGCTGCACATCGTCGATTCGGCGATCGAAGACGCGGCGGCCCAGGCGGGACCGGCGGCCCGCATCGGGCTCCTTGCGACCGATGCGACGCTGGCCTCGGGGCTCTACGTCAATCGCCAGGCGGGCGCCGCGCGCGGCGTGCACTGGTTGCTGCCCACGGCTGGCGAGATGCTCGACTGGGTGATGCCGGGCGTGGCGGCCGTCAAGGCCGGCCAGCTGCACGACGGCGCCGCCCTCCTGCTCAAGGCCGTGTCGGCGCTCGAACGGCGAGGGGCCGCGGCCATCGTTCTCGGCTGCACCGAAATCCCGGTCGTGCTGCGGCCGGCCGATTCGCCGCTCCCGCTGATCGATGCCACCGCCGTGCTGGCGCGGCGCGCCGTGGCGTGGTCGTTGGCGCAGCGTCGTCACGCCCCGGGTACCGCAGCCTGA
- a CDS encoding class I SAM-dependent methyltransferase, whose protein sequence is MDTPVIDNAKLDAFVARAVGDLSTGYTGVMVSLGAKLGLYKAMAGAGPLSAKEVAQRAGCAERYVREWLNAQAAGGYLAYHARSDTYELPPEHALVLADEESPVYVPPAWNVPAAMWFDEPKALDAFRSGRGVAWGEHDPRMACGVAAFYRNGYRAALVPQWLPALDGVVAQLDDGIAVADVGCGHGHSTLLMAKAFPNSRFHGFDTHPASVAEAQRLAAEAGVSERAQFAIARATDYPDRGYGLICFFDVLHDLGDPVAAARHAAEVLAPGGTVLLVEPYAADKVEDNLHTVGQLYYAASSVICCAHAVSEGGKLVLGAQAGPKRLADVFRKAGFSHFRQAAQTPFNLIFEVRR, encoded by the coding sequence ATGGACACCCCCGTGATCGACAACGCCAAGCTGGATGCCTTCGTGGCCCGTGCGGTCGGCGACCTCAGCACCGGCTACACCGGCGTGATGGTGAGCCTGGGCGCCAAGCTCGGGCTCTACAAGGCGATGGCCGGTGCCGGCCCGCTGAGCGCGAAAGAGGTGGCGCAGCGCGCCGGCTGCGCCGAGCGCTACGTGCGCGAGTGGCTCAACGCACAGGCGGCCGGCGGCTACCTCGCCTACCACGCGCGCAGCGACACCTACGAGCTGCCACCCGAGCACGCACTGGTGCTGGCCGACGAGGAGAGCCCGGTCTACGTGCCGCCGGCGTGGAACGTGCCGGCCGCGATGTGGTTCGACGAGCCGAAGGCGCTCGATGCCTTCCGCAGCGGCCGCGGCGTGGCTTGGGGCGAGCACGACCCGCGCATGGCCTGCGGCGTGGCGGCCTTCTACCGCAACGGCTACCGCGCGGCCCTCGTGCCGCAGTGGCTGCCCGCCCTCGACGGCGTGGTGGCGCAGCTCGACGACGGCATCGCCGTCGCCGACGTCGGCTGCGGCCACGGCCACTCGACGCTGCTGATGGCGAAGGCGTTTCCAAACTCGCGCTTCCATGGCTTCGACACGCACCCCGCGTCGGTGGCCGAGGCGCAGCGCCTCGCCGCCGAGGCCGGCGTGTCCGAGCGCGCCCAGTTCGCCATCGCCCGCGCCACCGACTACCCCGACCGCGGCTACGGCCTCATCTGCTTCTTCGACGTGCTGCACGACCTGGGCGACCCGGTCGCCGCCGCGCGCCACGCGGCCGAGGTGCTGGCGCCGGGCGGCACGGTGCTGCTGGTGGAGCCGTATGCGGCCGACAAGGTGGAAGACAACCTCCACACGGTTGGCCAGCTCTACTACGCCGCCTCATCCGTCATCTGCTGCGCACACGCCGTCTCCGAAGGCGGCAAGCTGGTGCTGGGCGCGCAGGCCGGACCGAAGCGCCTGGCCGACGTGTTCCGCAAGGCCGGCTTCTCGCATTTCCGGCAGGCGGCGCAGACGCCGTTCAACCTGATCTTCGAGGTGCGGCGCTGA
- a CDS encoding amino acid ABC transporter substrate-binding protein, which yields MKHLQTLALCAWMAGLPLLAAAQAESTLDKIKSSGAIAVGYRESSIPFSYLGADAQPTGFGWEICSRIVDRVRKETGRPDLKVTTQAVTSQNRIPLIQNGTIDIECGSTTNNSERAKQVAFSINYFYTGTRLLVKAGSPVRSVADLKDKKVVATTGTTNFQVMRKVNAERQLGFELLGAKDHAEAALMLQQGRVEAFGMDDILLYGLRASSQNPAELAVVGEPLQVEPYAVMLRKGDAKFKKLVDDTIATLAQSGEFEVLYRKWFQSPIPPRGINLNAPMSPELRDNLKLLSDKPAT from the coding sequence ATGAAGCATTTGCAGACGCTCGCGCTTTGCGCCTGGATGGCCGGCTTGCCCTTGCTGGCCGCGGCCCAGGCCGAATCGACACTGGACAAGATCAAGAGCAGTGGCGCCATCGCCGTCGGGTACCGGGAATCGTCCATCCCGTTCTCCTACCTGGGCGCAGATGCACAGCCGACCGGGTTCGGCTGGGAGATCTGCAGCAGGATCGTGGACCGCGTGCGCAAGGAAACGGGCCGCCCCGATCTCAAGGTGACGACGCAGGCCGTGACCTCGCAGAACCGCATCCCGCTGATTCAGAACGGCACGATCGACATCGAGTGTGGCTCGACCACCAACAACAGCGAGCGGGCGAAGCAGGTGGCCTTCAGCATCAACTACTTCTACACCGGCACGCGCCTGCTGGTGAAGGCGGGCTCGCCCGTCAGGTCGGTTGCCGACCTGAAGGACAAGAAGGTGGTCGCCACCACCGGCACGACCAACTTCCAGGTGATGCGCAAGGTCAACGCGGAGCGACAACTCGGCTTCGAGCTGCTCGGTGCCAAGGACCACGCCGAGGCCGCACTGATGCTGCAGCAGGGCAGGGTCGAGGCCTTCGGCATGGACGACATCCTGCTGTATGGCCTGAGGGCCAGCTCGCAGAACCCCGCCGAGCTGGCGGTCGTGGGCGAGCCCCTGCAGGTCGAGCCCTACGCCGTCATGCTCCGCAAGGGCGACGCGAAATTCAAGAAGCTCGTCGACGACACCATCGCCACGCTCGCGCAGAGCGGCGAGTTCGAGGTGCTGTACAGGAAGTGGTTCCAGTCGCCCATCCCGCCGCGCGGCATCAACCTCAACGCGCCGATGAGCCCGGAGTTGCGCGACAACCTGAAGCTGCTCTCCGACAAACCTGCCACTTGA
- a CDS encoding penicillin-binding protein 2 — MYSTSPLLASKTPPWRSKFLVGLVGLGFCVLAGRAVYVQIVGNDFFLKQGEIRYARTLDLAASRGRITDRSGLILASSVPAPSLWVIPKDFEADKHQRANLAKLLGMTPTELANRLDDSPNFVWLRRQVDDAVAKKALSLGIKGLYQVREFKRKYPEGEAAAHVVGFTNVEERGQEGIELAFQKDLQGRNGTRRVVKDRLGRVVEDIGESVQPVDGKDIQLSIDSKVQFYAYQRIRDAVAQHKAKAGSVVVLDVQSGEVLALANFPSYSPNDRQNLTGAQLRNRALTDTFEPGSTMKPFIVSLAMETGRVSPKTVIATAPGTINITGSTIRDAHPHGDLTVEEVIQKSSNVGTVKMAMQMQPREMWELYTQVGLGQRPQIDFPGAVSGRLRPYKTWRPVEQATMSYGYGLSASLFQLARAYTVFARDGELVPTSILKNQNVPSDVQTPGVRVMSPKTAQAVRHMLQMAAGPGGTAPKAQTIGYSVGGKSGTAHKQEGKGYAEKKYRSWFVGMAPIDKPRIVVAVMVDEPSDGRYFGGDVAAPVFSEVVQQTLRSMSVPPDLEVKPQIVTHKLPVVEESF; from the coding sequence ATGTATTCGACGAGCCCGCTGCTCGCCTCGAAGACGCCGCCGTGGCGCTCGAAATTCCTGGTCGGCCTCGTCGGCCTGGGCTTCTGCGTGCTCGCCGGCCGCGCGGTGTATGTGCAGATCGTCGGCAACGACTTCTTCCTGAAGCAGGGCGAGATCCGCTACGCCCGCACGCTCGACCTGGCGGCCAGCCGTGGCCGCATCACCGACCGCAGCGGGCTCATCCTCGCCTCCAGCGTGCCCGCGCCGTCGCTGTGGGTCATCCCCAAGGACTTCGAGGCCGACAAGCACCAGCGTGCCAACCTCGCCAAGCTCTTGGGCATGACCCCCACGGAGCTCGCCAACCGGCTCGACGACAGCCCCAACTTCGTGTGGCTGCGTCGCCAGGTCGACGACGCCGTGGCCAAGAAGGCCCTGTCGCTCGGCATCAAGGGCCTCTACCAGGTGCGCGAGTTCAAGCGCAAGTACCCCGAGGGCGAAGCCGCCGCGCACGTGGTCGGCTTCACCAACGTGGAAGAGCGCGGCCAGGAAGGCATCGAGCTCGCGTTCCAGAAAGACCTGCAGGGCCGCAACGGCACGCGCCGCGTGGTGAAGGACCGCCTGGGCCGTGTCGTCGAAGACATCGGCGAGAGCGTGCAGCCGGTCGACGGCAAGGACATCCAGCTCTCCATCGACTCCAAGGTCCAGTTTTACGCCTACCAGCGCATCCGCGACGCGGTGGCGCAGCACAAGGCCAAGGCCGGCAGCGTGGTGGTGCTCGACGTGCAGAGCGGCGAGGTGCTGGCGCTGGCCAACTTCCCGAGCTATTCGCCCAACGACCGGCAGAACCTCACCGGCGCGCAGTTGCGCAACCGCGCGCTGACCGACACCTTCGAGCCCGGCTCGACGATGAAGCCCTTCATCGTGTCGCTCGCGATGGAGACCGGCCGCGTGTCGCCCAAGACCGTGATCGCGACCGCTCCCGGCACGATCAACATCACCGGCTCGACCATTCGCGATGCCCACCCGCACGGTGACCTCACCGTCGAAGAGGTGATCCAGAAATCGAGCAACGTCGGCACCGTCAAGATGGCGATGCAGATGCAGCCACGCGAGATGTGGGAGCTGTACACCCAGGTCGGCCTGGGGCAGCGGCCGCAGATCGACTTTCCGGGCGCAGTGAGCGGGCGCCTGCGCCCCTACAAGACCTGGCGCCCGGTGGAGCAGGCGACGATGAGCTATGGCTACGGCCTGTCGGCCAGCCTCTTCCAGCTGGCGCGTGCGTACACCGTGTTCGCGCGCGATGGCGAGCTCGTGCCCACCTCCATCCTGAAGAACCAGAACGTGCCGAGCGACGTGCAGACGCCGGGCGTGCGGGTGATGTCGCCGAAGACCGCGCAGGCCGTGCGCCACATGCTGCAGATGGCGGCTGGCCCGGGCGGCACCGCGCCCAAGGCGCAGACCATCGGCTACTCGGTGGGCGGCAAGTCGGGCACCGCGCACAAGCAGGAAGGCAAGGGTTACGCCGAGAAGAAGTACCGCTCGTGGTTCGTCGGCATGGCGCCGATCGACAAGCCGCGCATCGTGGTGGCGGTGATGGTCGACGAGCCGAGCGACGGCCGCTACTTCGGCGGCGACGTGGCCGCGCCCGTGTTCAGCGAAGTCGTGCAGCAGACGCTGCGCTCGATGAGCGTGCCGCCCGACCTGGAAGTGAAGCCGCAGATCGTGACCCACAAGCTGCCGGTGGTGGAGGAGAGCTTCTGA
- the rsmH gene encoding 16S rRNA (cytosine(1402)-N(4))-methyltransferase RsmH, whose translation MFEHTTVLLHEAVDSLVTSVDGTYLDGTFGRGGHSRLLLSRLSDKGRVVAIDRDLQAVAAATSGATRVDDPRFSIHHTSFAHMADALAAQGISKVNGLLLDLGVSSPQIDDPDRGFSFRHDGPLDMRMDTSRGESAADFLARADERLITEVIKNYGEERFALQVAKALVARREGGNPVRTTRELADVVAGAVKTREPGQNPATRTFQALRIFVNAELEELEQALNVAVDLLLPGGRLVVISFHSLEDRIVKTFIAKESKEVYDRRAPFAAPKAMRLKSLGRVKPSDEEVNANPRARSAVMRIAERTEALA comes from the coding sequence ATGTTCGAACACACCACCGTGCTCCTCCATGAGGCGGTCGATTCGCTTGTGACGAGCGTCGACGGGACCTACCTCGACGGCACCTTCGGCCGCGGCGGCCATTCGCGGCTGCTGCTGTCGCGGCTCTCCGACAAGGGGAGGGTCGTCGCCATCGACAGGGACCTGCAAGCCGTTGCCGCTGCCACTTCAGGAGCAACGCGGGTCGATGACCCGCGTTTTTCCATCCATCACACGAGCTTTGCGCACATGGCCGACGCCTTGGCCGCGCAGGGCATCTCCAAGGTCAATGGGCTCCTGCTCGATCTGGGTGTGTCTTCCCCGCAGATCGACGACCCGGATCGCGGGTTCAGCTTCCGCCACGACGGCCCGCTGGACATGCGCATGGACACGTCGCGGGGTGAGAGCGCCGCGGATTTCCTGGCCCGCGCCGACGAGCGCCTGATTACGGAGGTGATCAAGAACTATGGGGAAGAACGGTTTGCTCTACAGGTTGCAAAGGCGCTTGTTGCTCGGCGCGAAGGCGGGAATCCTGTTCGAACCACACGGGAACTTGCCGACGTCGTGGCTGGCGCGGTCAAGACCCGCGAGCCGGGCCAGAACCCTGCAACGCGCACATTTCAAGCTCTTCGGATTTTCGTCAACGCCGAGCTTGAGGAGCTCGAACAAGCTCTGAACGTGGCGGTCGACCTGCTGCTGCCCGGCGGGCGGCTGGTGGTCATCAGCTTCCACTCGCTCGAAGACCGCATCGTCAAGACCTTCATCGCGAAAGAGAGCAAGGAGGTCTACGACCGCCGTGCGCCTTTCGCGGCGCCGAAGGCGATGCGGCTCAAGTCCCTGGGGCGCGTCAAACCTTCCGACGAGGAGGTCAACGCCAACCCCCGCGCACGCTCCGCCGTGATGCGCATTGCTGAAAGAACGGAGGCCCTGGCATGA
- a CDS encoding LysR substrate-binding domain-containing protein yields the protein MKLKHIEIFNAIMLSGSLSGAARLLHVTQPAITQTLQHAEMQLGYALFTRQRNRLIPTAEAQALYPEVIKLVSQLESVRRLAKALQAGVQAELRLLVVPSLAVRALPDALKRFQRRYPALNVSIRTLHSNEITESIALREGDVGIVYGTAQHPSVQTVPIATGRLVCVSEAPKAAAHRPTASTRRSTVDLAEVMRSGCIRINERDPIGAMLAELCARQGIASSDGITVQTHHIAMVFAEQGFGPAIVDSFTASATTSETLEVRTVLPEVPVGVQALIPLGARSSKPATDFIEAFRSVVNAA from the coding sequence GTGAAGCTCAAGCACATCGAGATCTTCAACGCCATCATGCTGAGCGGCTCCTTGAGTGGTGCCGCCCGCCTGTTGCATGTCACCCAGCCCGCCATCACCCAGACCTTGCAGCATGCCGAGATGCAGCTGGGCTACGCGCTGTTCACCCGCCAGCGCAACCGCCTGATCCCGACCGCCGAAGCCCAGGCGCTGTATCCCGAGGTGATCAAGCTGGTGTCGCAGCTGGAGTCCGTGCGCCGGCTGGCGAAGGCTTTGCAAGCCGGCGTCCAGGCCGAACTTCGACTGCTGGTCGTTCCGTCTCTGGCGGTCCGCGCGCTGCCCGACGCGCTGAAGCGCTTCCAGCGCCGCTATCCGGCACTGAATGTGTCGATCCGAACGCTGCATTCCAACGAGATCACGGAGTCGATCGCCCTTCGGGAGGGCGACGTCGGCATCGTGTACGGAACGGCGCAACACCCGTCGGTACAGACCGTGCCGATCGCCACCGGGCGCCTGGTGTGCGTGTCGGAAGCGCCGAAGGCTGCGGCCCATCGTCCGACCGCCAGCACGCGCCGCAGCACGGTCGACCTGGCCGAAGTGATGCGCTCGGGCTGCATCCGCATCAACGAACGGGACCCCATCGGGGCCATGCTCGCCGAGCTTTGCGCACGGCAAGGCATCGCGTCGAGCGACGGCATCACCGTGCAAACGCACCACATCGCGATGGTGTTCGCCGAACAGGGCTTCGGCCCGGCGATCGTCGACTCGTTCACCGCTTCGGCCACCACCAGCGAGACGCTGGAAGTGCGCACGGTCCTGCCCGAAGTGCCGGTGGGCGTTCAGGCCCTGATCCCGCTGGGCGCTCGATCGTCGAAGCCGGCCACCGATTTCATCGAGGCCTTCCGGAGCGTGGTGAACGCGGCCTGA